The nucleotide sequence CCCGGCCGCCGCCACGCCGGCCCCGCTCACGGTAGCCCCGCCGGACGCGCCCTCTCCTCCTGACGCGCTGCTCTAACGCACCGCCCCAACCCGTTTTTCTTGACTAGTTGCAGCACTGAGATGAAAAAGAACATCAGCATCAACCTTCAGGGCATGATCTTCCACATTGAGGAAGATGGCTACGAAGTGCTTAACCGCTACCTGGCGGAAGTAAAAGCCCACTTCAGCGGCTACCGCGGCCACGAGGAAATTGTGGCCGACATCGAAGGCCGCATTGCCGAGCTCTTCGCCGCCCGCCTCTCCGGCCTCAAGCAGGTCATCACGCTGGACGACGTGGAGGCCATGACGGCCAAAATGGGCCGGGTGAGCGACTTCCAGAGCGCCGACGACGCCGAGGAAGAAGAAGAGCTGCTGGCCGAGGCCGTAGCCAGCGGCTCGGCCCAGGGCACCTATGCCGACGGCACTGCCGGCACAGGCCGCCGCGCCAAGTCCGGCCCCGAAGCCAACGCCGATACCGCGCAGGCCGCGCCCCGGCAGATGTACCGCGACATGGCTCACCGCAAGGTGGCCGGGGTGGCAGCCGGGCTGGCGCACTACTTCGGCACCAACCCACTCTGGATCCGGATTGCCCTGCTGGTGTTGCTGCTGGCCGTGCCCGCAGTGTTCGACGATACGCCCCTCAACCAGTTTGGCGAGCGGGTAGCGGGTATCACGGTGCTGGCCTACATCATTCTGTGGGTAGTGCTGCCCAAGCGCTACGACACCACCGACCCCGACACCGACCCGGCATTTAAAAAGCTTTACCGCGACACCGACAACGGCAAAGTCGGCGGTGTTTCGGCCGGGCTGGCGGCTTACCTGCGGGTAGATGTGGTGGTGGTGCGCATTGCCTTCCTGCTGCTGCTCATTGCCGGCAGCCTGGGCTTCTGGCTCTACATCATCCTGTGGATTCTCTTGCCGGAGGCGAAAACCGCCTCCGACAAGCTCCGCATGCGCGGCGACGCCGTCACGCTCTCGGCCCTGGATGAAAACCTGCGCAACAACCCCTACGCCGCCGGTTCGGAGACTAGCCCCGTGAATAACCGGCCCGTGGGCACGTTCCTGGAAGACTCGTTCAGCAACGTGCGGCCCGTCATCAACGGCATTGGCTCACTGATTCGGGTGGTAGCCGGCGGCATCATGGCCCTCACCGGCTTTGCCATCCTGCTGAGCGTGGTTATTGCGCTGGGCATCGGCCTGGGGCTGATTTCCTCTTCCGACAACCTGGATTTCGGCCCGCTGCAGCCCTTCCTGCTCTTCAATGACATTTCGGTGTGGGCCGTGCTTTCCTTCTTCCTGCTCACGGCCATTCCGGCGCTGGCCCTGATGCTTTCGGGCCTGGGGCTGCTGCTGCGCCGCTCCGTGCTGAGCCGCACGGCGTCGCTCACGCTGCTGGGCTTGTGGCTGCTGGGCATCGTGGGCAGCTCGGTGGCCGGCATCCGGGTGGGCCGCGAGTTTCAGCGCGAAGAGGAAATCACCCAGACTACCACGCTCGACCGCCTCACCAGCCCTCGCCTAGTGCTGGAACGTCGGCAGCTCAACAACGACAAGTGGGTGGACCTCGACCTAGTAGGCATCGACAGTGCCCAGGTCCCACGCCTGGAACGCATCATCGCCGCCAAAGGCGCTACCGATTCGCTGGCCCGCCGCACGGCAGCCACCTCCACCAGCCACAATGTGCGCGTCCTCAACGACTCGACCCTGAGCGTGGACGACCACTTCACCTACCAGCCCAACGCCCGCTTCCGCGACCAGCAGATGCGCCTGCGCCTGCTGCTGCCCCGCGGCCGCTCCTTCCGCATGAGCGAGACGTTTGCTAACTGGCTTGATTCCGACAACTACGTGAACGGCCGCGAGCCCCAACACCCCGAAAACGAGGTATTCCGCATGCAGGGCAACAAGGTGGAGTGCCTCAGCTGCTCCGCCGAAGACCTGCGCGAACAGGACAACTCCGACGACGAAGACTACAACGACGGCCGCGACGACTCCGACGTGAAACTGAGCTTTGACCGCGTGCGGTCCATCAACGCCGACGAGGACGCCTACGGCTCCGGGCGGGAGAGCTTCAATGAAACCGACTTCAACGAGGTCAACATCGTGGGCGGCTACCGGGCCATCATCCGGCAGGGCAGTACCTTCACCGTGCGCGCCGCCGGCGACGACCGCACCCTGCGCGACCTGAAAGTTACGCGTGACGGCCGCGAGCTGACCATCAGCCCCCGCAACCGCGACCTGTTCGATTCCCGCAGTGGCGACCAGGACCAGGTGCTGCTCATCATTGAGCTGCCCGAGCTGAACAACCTGAGTTTGGTGGGCGGTACCCACGCCGAGGTTAGCGGCTTCAACTCCGGCGACTTGCGCGTCACGCAGGCCGGGGGCAGCAAGCTGCGCCTGACCGGCACGCTGCAGCAGCTGCAGCTGGAGCTGGCCGGCGGCTGCCAGGCCGCCCTGCAGGGCAGCGCCGACGAGCTGAAAGTGGACGGCGCCGGCGCCTGCGAAGTAGCCGCCGCCGAGTTCACCGCCCGCCGCGCCGACATCGACGCGGTAGGTGCCACCAAGGTGCGCCTGCACGTGACGGATGAGCTGCGGGCCGAGGCCATCGGCGCCAGCCTCATCGAATACAGCGGCAAGCCTACCACCATCCGCCGCGAAGCCCTAGGGGCTGCTTCCGTCCGCAGCGTGGAGTAGCCAAGCCGGTGCGGGCCAGTATAGGCTGGCCCGCACCGCTGGCCTGGACGTGGCCGGTATCAGAAAAGTGCGCCTTCACGTGGCAGAAACTTTGGAAGCCGACGCCATCGGGGCCGGTATGGTGCAGTACAAAGGCAGCCCGCGCAACGAGGAGAAAAACATCGTTGAGGCTTCCCGCGTGAATGCCGTGCGTGCATAACCACTACTTCATGCGGGGCTCACCTGATTGGCAGCACTTTTGCAATCGAAGTCCACAATTGTTACCCCACAGGCAACCTTGCCGCCCAAGCGCGCATCTATCTGCCTGAGTGACCCACAATGTCTTTTTCTGGTGAGTGAAAGACTGGGCGAGAAAGTCCTCTTACCTACTGTGCTGCAACCAGTAGATAAGGGGCTTTCTCATGTTTGGGCCTGAGCAAATTGTAGCCCTACTCGCCTGGCTAGCCGCACGGCCGGCTCCATGTCCCATTTCCTAATTGCATCCTCCCAGTTGCTGGCACTCGGCGGCCGGGGCTTGACTGGTGGTCGGCCGCCGGTTTGTACAGTATTCTTCTACCTTTTATCTCACTACCTATGAAGCCATTCCTTTTCGCGCTGATGCTGGCACCGGCCGTTTCGTTTGCTCAATCTGCTGCTCCCACTTACGCCCAACTCATGGACCAGAGCGGCGCCCAGATGCAGGCCAAAGACTTCTGCGCGGCCGTTGCCACCTTCGAGCAGGCCTTCCGGCCCGACAGCGCCCGCGCCAATGAGTTTGAGCTGTTCACTGGCGCTATAGCGGCCGCCAACTGCCCGGCGCGCCGCCCGCTGGCCTGGCGCTGGCTGGGGCAGCTGAGCCGCCACCGCCCCCTGAGCATGCAGCCCCGCGACCTTGACAACGTCGCCAACGACCCGATGCTGGCCCCGTTGCGCACCGAAGCCGCGTGGCAGCGTTGGCTGGCCGCCATGCGCCAGGCCTTGGCCCAGCAAACCGCCGACGCCCAGGCCGCAAGTATCCGCTGGATAGCCGAAACGAAGGCCCGCACGCTGCCCGCCGCCTACGGCAAAGCCCGGGCGGCCGCCACGCCTGGTTTCGCCCTCTACTTCAGTCCGGTACCGGCCGATACTGTTCGGATGCCCTATCTGGTGCGCGTGCCGGCCGGCTACGATCCGGCCAAGCCAACCCCGGTGGTGGTGTATCTGCACGGCGGCGTGGTGAACACCAAGCAGTTTGGCTATGCCGACCGGGATGTGGCGGAAGAAACCATTTTCGAGGCGGCGCCCACCAACGCGCTGGTGGTGTATCCGTTCGGGCGGGCCAGCTTTGGCTGGGTGGCGCAACTGGCTGCCTTCGCCCAGATTGAGCGAGTCCTGGCGGAAGTGCAGGCCCGCTACCGCACCGACGGCCGCCGCACGGTGCTCGGCGGCATGAGTAACGGCGGCAGTGCCGCCCTGTGGTTTGCCAGCCAGCGCCCCGCTGCTTTCAGCGGGTTCTACGCGTTGTCGCCGGCGCCGGTGCTGCCGCTGCAGGCCAGCTACGGGCGCTTAGGCCAGGGCAAGCCCTGCTACCAGCTCAGCGCCCAAGACGACTCGCTCTATAGGTATAAGGCCGTGAAGGCCACCTACGACGCCCGCCCGTCGCAGGCGGCGCAATGGTTTCTGCAAACCCTGCCCAGCGGCGGCCACGGCTTCCTCTACCGCCCCGAGGGCCCGGCGCTGCTCCGGCAAACGCTGGCTACACTGTGCGCGTCACCCAAGCCGCGCTAAGCTTGGGCGGCCCGACGGAATCCCTCTCTCCGCTCCTGCCGGCCCTACTCCGCTGAAGGCACCGGCGTCAGGCCTTTGCGTGCCCCAAGCTCCAGCAGCAGCGCAAACGCCTCGTCGTGCTCGTTGCGGATTTTGCCTTCCAGGATGGCTTCCAATAGCGCTTCCTTCAACTCGCCCACTTCGCGGGACGGCTTCAGGCTGAAGGTGGCCATGATGATTTCGCCGGTGATGACGGGCTTGAAGTTGCGCAGGTGGTCTTTTTCCTCCACCTCCTTCAGCTTCTGCTCCACCACGTCGAAGTTGCGCAGGTAGCGGTTTTTACGGTCGTAGTCTTTGCTGGTGATGTCGGCGCGGCACAGCAGCATCAGACGGTCGATGTCGTCGCCGGCTTCGAACAGCAGGCGGCGCACCGCCGAGTCGGTCACGATTTCCTTGCTCAGGGCAATGGGCCGCAGGTGCAGGCGCACCAGCCTCTGCACCTGCCGCATCTCCTCGCCCAGCGGCAGCTTCAGGTCCGTGAAGATGCCCGGCACCCAGCGGGCGCCCTTGTCTTCGTGGCCGTGGAAGGTCCAGCCCACGCGCGCATCAAAGCGTTTGGTGGCGGGCTTGGCGATGTCGTGCAGGATGGCCGACCAACGCAGCCACAGGTCGCCGCCGGCCGCCACCACGTTGTCGAGCACCTGCAGGGTGTGGTAGAAGTTGTCTTTGTGAGCGTGTTTGCCCACTTTCTCTACGCCCTGCAGCTGGGCCATCTTCGGGAAGATAAGCTGTAGCAGCCCACAGCTGAACAGCAGCTTGAAGCCGTAGCTGGGTTTTGGGGCCATAATGATCTTGTTCAGCTCGGTGGTGATGCGCTCCTGCGAGATGATCTTGATGCGCTCCTTATTGCGGGCCAGGGCATCAAACGTATCGGGGTCGATGTCGAAGTCCAGCTGGGTGGCAAACCGAATGGCGCGCAGCATCCGCAGCGGGTCGTCGGAGAAGGTCACGTCGGGGTCCAGCGGCGTACGGATGATGCGGCGCTGCAGGTCGCCCATGCCGTCGTAGCGGTCTACCAGCTCGCCGTAGGTGTCGGGGTTGAGGCTCAAACCCAGGGCGTTGATGGTGAAGTCGCGCCGGGCCAGGTCTTCTTCCAGGGTGCCGGCTTCCACTTCGGGCTTGCGGCTTTCGGCGCGGTAGCTTTCCTTGCGGGCGCCCACAAACTCCACTTCAATCTCGGGCGTAGGCAGCATGGCCGTGCCGAAGTTCTTGAACACCGTCACGCGGGGCCGGCCCGGTAGCTTGCGCCCCACGGCCTGGGCCAGCGCAATCCCGTCGCCGACGCACACTACGTCCACGTCTTTGCTGCCGCGCTCCAGCGCCAGATCCCGCACGTAGCCTCCAATCACGTAGGCCGGAAACCCCAGCTCGCCGGCGGCTTCAGCAATGGTCTGGAACAGAGGGAGGCTGGGGAGTTGCGGGTTTTTCATGGCGCAAAGTTCGGCAACCGGCAGCTAGCAACCATACGGGGCGGCGGCTGGGCGCCGCGCTTCATCCGGGTTTGCGGCAGCTTCAGGTGGCCCGGCCGACAGTTCGGGCCCAGCCGCTTGGCGAACCGGCGGCAAAACGGCAGCTTTAGCCATTCGTTTACAGCCCCTTACTGCCATGTCAGCCTTGCTGCTCGCCGCCCCCCTGTTTTCCCTTGCTGCTTCGGCGCTACCTGTGCGGGTGCTGCTGAGCCTGCACATTGCGGCCGGTACCGTGGCCCTGCTGGCCGGTCTGGTACCGATGCTGGGCCGCAAAGGCGGCACCTGGCACGTGCGGGCCGGCCGCCTATACGTCTACTGCATGATGGCTGTGGCCCTGACGGCCGTGGGGCTCTGCCTGCTGCAGCCCCTGACGCTGAGCCGGCTTTTCCTGACGGGCGTGGCCATGCTGAGCTTCTACCTCAGCTTCAGCGGCTGGCGCGCTGCCCGCCGCCGCAGCGCCCTGCTGCCCCGCCCCGACCAGCTACTGGCCATTGCGGCCTTGCTGGTGGGCGTGCTGATGGTAGGAGTAGGTTTGTGGCTGCAGGCCGTGCTGTTCGCCTTCTTCGGCGCCCTGATCTGCCTGTTTGCCGGCCTCGATGCGCGCCAGAGTCTGTTTCCCCGGCCGGCCGAGCAGGCGGAGCCCTGGCTGCTGCGGCACATTGCGCGCCTGGGCGGCTCCTACATCTCGGCCTTCACGGCGTTTCTGGTCGTGAACATGGGCCGGGTGCTGCCCGCCGATGCGCCCGCCTGGCTGGGCACGGTCGTCTGGATTGCCCCCACGGTGGTGGGCAGCGTGCTCATTGCGCGCACCGTGCGCTATTACCGCGCCCGGCTGGCCGCCCGCCAAGCCGGATTGGGGGCGCCGGGCGCAGGTTAGTCGCGCAGCACTTCCAGGCTGCCATCGGGCAGCACCCGCACCACCCGCGAAGGAGCGGCGCGCGTGGTGTCGTCCTGGCGCCAGTAGGCTACGTAGTCGGCTTTGCGCACCAGGGCCGGGTCGATTTCCGTGTACAGGGCGGGCGTTGGCTCGCCGCTCAGGTTGGCCGACGTCGACACCAGTCCGTGGCCCAGCCGCCGCACCACCAGCCGGCAGAACTCGTCGTCGAGCACCACCCGCAGGCCGATGGTGCCATCCGGCGCCAGCAGATTGGGCGCCAGGTGCGAGCTGCCAAGCACCACGTAGGTGGTAGGCCGCTGCTGGGTGGCCAGCAGCTCCGGCAGGTTGGGTGGCACCACGGCGGCGTAGCGGGCAAACATCTGCTCATCGGCCACCAGCACAATGCAGGCCTTGTTAGTGGGGCGGTTTTTGAGCTGGTAGATTTTCTCCACGGCCCGCGGCAGCTCGGCATCACACCCCAAACCCCACACCGTATCGGTCGGATATAGAATGACTTGCTGCATCAGCAACGCATCCACAGCGGCATCTACTTCTTCACGGAGAAATCGGGGGTTCATAGGAGTCGGGGATTAGGGATTAGAATACGTCTCAGGAGTTCAGGAATGCCTAATCCATAGGCACCAATCCCTTATCCTACTTGATAGTCTGGCAGAGCTCCACCAGCACGCCGCCGGCTGATTTGGGATGCACGAAGCACACCAGCTTGTTGTCGGCGCCTCGCTTGGGGGTTTCGTTGAGCAGCGTGAAGCCTTCCTGCCGCAGCCGCGCCATCTCGGCCTCAATGTCGTCTACCTCAAACGCAACGTGGTGAATACCGGCCGGCTTCTTCTCCAGAAACCGCGTGATGGCGCTGTCGGGTGAGGTGCCGGCCAGCAGCTCTATCTTGGAGCCTCCCACCTGAAAAAACACCGTATCCACCGCCTCCGACGCCACATGCTCGCGCTTATAGGGCTCCTGGCCCAGCAGCGTGGTGTAGAGCGCCGTGGCAGCTTCCAGATCAGGGACGGCCAGGCCTAAGTGTTCGAGGTTGAGGAGCATGGTGGGGTTGTAAAAGTGCCGCCGCCGGATAGCGCGGCTTGTTTGGATTTGTTCTACTTTTGCAGGTGCAAATGTGGGAAGAAAAGAAAACCTGTTTACCGGTTTTTGTGTTCTACCTGCGAAAGATTCTCCGCTGAAACCAGACCCCGAGCCATGCTCAAGCTACCTATTTACCTCGACAACAACGCCACCACGCCTCTCGATCCGCGCGTTTTGGAGGCGATGATGCCGTACCTGACAGAGGTATTCGGCAATGCAGCCTCCCGCAACCACCCCTTCGGCTGGGCTGCCGAGGAAGCCGTGGATTACGCCCGTGACCAGATTGCCGGCCTGATCAACTGCGACCCCAAGGAGATTATCTTCACTTCCGGCGCTACCGAGTCCGACAACCTGGGCATCAAGGGTGTATTTGAGATGTATGCCCAGAAAGGCAACCACATCATCACCACCACCACTGAGCACAAAGCCGTGCTCGATACCTGCAAGCACATCGAGAAGCTGGGCGGCAAGGTAACCTACCTGCCCGTCGACTCCGAAGGCCTCATCAGCCTCGCTGAGCTGGAAGCCGCCATGACGCCGGAAACCATCCTGGTGACCATTATGTACGGCAACAACGAGACGGGCACCATCCAGCCCATCCGCGAGATTGCCGCCATTGCCCACAAGCACGGCGCCCTGTTCATGACCGACGGCACCCAGGCCGTAGGTAAGATTCCGGTAGACGTGATTGCCGACGGCATCGACCTGATGGCTTTCACGGCGCACAAAATGTACGGCCCGAAAGGTGTAGGTGCTTTGTACGTGCGCCGCAAGAACCCACGCGTGAAAGTGACGGCCCAGATGGACGGCGGCGGCCACGAGCGTGGCATGCGCTCCGGTACGCTCAACGTACCCGGCATCGTAGGCCTGGGCAAAGCCTGTGAGCTGGCCAAGCAGGAAATGGCAGCCGACACGGCCCGCCTGAGCACCCTGCGCGACCGGCTGGAAAAAGAGCTGCTGACGCTGGAAGAAAGCTACGTAAACGGCTCGGTAGAACACCGCCTGCCCCACGTAGCCAACATCAGCTTCAAATACGTGGAAGGCGAAGGCCTGATGATGGGCGTGAAAGACCTGGCCGTATCGTCGGGTTCGGCCTGCACCTCGGCCTCGCTGGAGCCCTCCTACGTGCTGAAGGCCCTGGGCCTGAGCGACGACCTCGCCCACAGCTCGCTGCGCTTCGGCCTGAGCCGCTTCACCACCGATGAGCAAATCGATTACGCCATCAACCACGTAAAAGAGGCCGTTACCAAGCTCCGTGAAATGTCGCCCCTGTGGGAGATGTTCAAGGAAGGCATCGACCTCGACAAAATCGAGTGGGCTGAGCATTAATAGTGCTCATTTCTTGGTTGTCAGTGCGTAGTTTACACTCCGCATCAACAGTCAAGTTTTGTCCTAAGCACTAAGCACAAACAACTAAGCACAAACAACAAAAGCCATGGCTTACTCCGATAAAGTAATCGACCATTACAGCAACCCCCGCAACG is from Hymenobacter yonginensis and encodes:
- a CDS encoding alpha/beta hydrolase-fold protein produces the protein MKPFLFALMLAPAVSFAQSAAPTYAQLMDQSGAQMQAKDFCAAVATFEQAFRPDSARANEFELFTGAIAAANCPARRPLAWRWLGQLSRHRPLSMQPRDLDNVANDPMLAPLRTEAAWQRWLAAMRQALAQQTADAQAASIRWIAETKARTLPAAYGKARAAATPGFALYFSPVPADTVRMPYLVRVPAGYDPAKPTPVVVYLHGGVVNTKQFGYADRDVAEETIFEAAPTNALVVYPFGRASFGWVAQLAAFAQIERVLAEVQARYRTDGRRTVLGGMSNGGSAALWFASQRPAAFSGFYALSPAPVLPLQASYGRLGQGKPCYQLSAQDDSLYRYKAVKATYDARPSQAAQWFLQTLPSGGHGFLYRPEGPALLRQTLATLCASPKPR
- the mce gene encoding methylmalonyl-CoA epimerase, which encodes MLLNLEHLGLAVPDLEAATALYTTLLGQEPYKREHVASEAVDTVFFQVGGSKIELLAGTSPDSAITRFLEKKPAGIHHVAFEVDDIEAEMARLRQEGFTLLNETPKRGADNKLVCFVHPKSAGGVLVELCQTIK
- a CDS encoding L-threonylcarbamoyladenylate synthase — encoded protein: MNPRFLREEVDAAVDALLMQQVILYPTDTVWGLGCDAELPRAVEKIYQLKNRPTNKACIVLVADEQMFARYAAVVPPNLPELLATQQRPTTYVVLGSSHLAPNLLAPDGTIGLRVVLDDEFCRLVVRRLGHGLVSTSANLSGEPTPALYTEIDPALVRKADYVAYWRQDDTTRAAPSRVVRVLPDGSLEVLRD
- a CDS encoding DUF2306 domain-containing protein, giving the protein MSALLLAAPLFSLAASALPVRVLLSLHIAAGTVALLAGLVPMLGRKGGTWHVRAGRLYVYCMMAVALTAVGLCLLQPLTLSRLFLTGVAMLSFYLSFSGWRAARRRSALLPRPDQLLAIAALLVGVLMVGVGLWLQAVLFAFFGALICLFAGLDARQSLFPRPAEQAEPWLLRHIARLGGSYISAFTAFLVVNMGRVLPADAPAWLGTVVWIAPTVVGSVLIARTVRYYRARLAARQAGLGAPGAG
- a CDS encoding PspC domain-containing protein encodes the protein MKKNISINLQGMIFHIEEDGYEVLNRYLAEVKAHFSGYRGHEEIVADIEGRIAELFAARLSGLKQVITLDDVEAMTAKMGRVSDFQSADDAEEEEELLAEAVASGSAQGTYADGTAGTGRRAKSGPEANADTAQAAPRQMYRDMAHRKVAGVAAGLAHYFGTNPLWIRIALLVLLLAVPAVFDDTPLNQFGERVAGITVLAYIILWVVLPKRYDTTDPDTDPAFKKLYRDTDNGKVGGVSAGLAAYLRVDVVVVRIAFLLLLIAGSLGFWLYIILWILLPEAKTASDKLRMRGDAVTLSALDENLRNNPYAAGSETSPVNNRPVGTFLEDSFSNVRPVINGIGSLIRVVAGGIMALTGFAILLSVVIALGIGLGLISSSDNLDFGPLQPFLLFNDISVWAVLSFFLLTAIPALALMLSGLGLLLRRSVLSRTASLTLLGLWLLGIVGSSVAGIRVGREFQREEEITQTTTLDRLTSPRLVLERRQLNNDKWVDLDLVGIDSAQVPRLERIIAAKGATDSLARRTAATSTSHNVRVLNDSTLSVDDHFTYQPNARFRDQQMRLRLLLPRGRSFRMSETFANWLDSDNYVNGREPQHPENEVFRMQGNKVECLSCSAEDLREQDNSDDEDYNDGRDDSDVKLSFDRVRSINADEDAYGSGRESFNETDFNEVNIVGGYRAIIRQGSTFTVRAAGDDRTLRDLKVTRDGRELTISPRNRDLFDSRSGDQDQVLLIIELPELNNLSLVGGTHAEVSGFNSGDLRVTQAGGSKLRLTGTLQQLQLELAGGCQAALQGSADELKVDGAGACEVAAAEFTARRADIDAVGATKVRLHVTDELRAEAIGASLIEYSGKPTTIRREALGAASVRSVE
- a CDS encoding IscS subfamily cysteine desulfurase; translation: MLKLPIYLDNNATTPLDPRVLEAMMPYLTEVFGNAASRNHPFGWAAEEAVDYARDQIAGLINCDPKEIIFTSGATESDNLGIKGVFEMYAQKGNHIITTTTEHKAVLDTCKHIEKLGGKVTYLPVDSEGLISLAELEAAMTPETILVTIMYGNNETGTIQPIREIAAIAHKHGALFMTDGTQAVGKIPVDVIADGIDLMAFTAHKMYGPKGVGALYVRRKNPRVKVTAQMDGGGHERGMRSGTLNVPGIVGLGKACELAKQEMAADTARLSTLRDRLEKELLTLEESYVNGSVEHRLPHVANISFKYVEGEGLMMGVKDLAVSSGSACTSASLEPSYVLKALGLSDDLAHSSLRFGLSRFTTDEQIDYAINHVKEAVTKLREMSPLWEMFKEGIDLDKIEWAEH
- a CDS encoding CCA tRNA nucleotidyltransferase, with amino-acid sequence MKNPQLPSLPLFQTIAEAAGELGFPAYVIGGYVRDLALERGSKDVDVVCVGDGIALAQAVGRKLPGRPRVTVFKNFGTAMLPTPEIEVEFVGARKESYRAESRKPEVEAGTLEEDLARRDFTINALGLSLNPDTYGELVDRYDGMGDLQRRIIRTPLDPDVTFSDDPLRMLRAIRFATQLDFDIDPDTFDALARNKERIKIISQERITTELNKIIMAPKPSYGFKLLFSCGLLQLIFPKMAQLQGVEKVGKHAHKDNFYHTLQVLDNVVAAGGDLWLRWSAILHDIAKPATKRFDARVGWTFHGHEDKGARWVPGIFTDLKLPLGEEMRQVQRLVRLHLRPIALSKEIVTDSAVRRLLFEAGDDIDRLMLLCRADITSKDYDRKNRYLRNFDVVEQKLKEVEEKDHLRNFKPVITGEIIMATFSLKPSREVGELKEALLEAILEGKIRNEHDEAFALLLELGARKGLTPVPSAE